Below is a genomic region from Persicimonas caeni.
CAGCGGACCGGAGATGCGCGTGCGGTAGTCGCGCACGCGGTCGTGGGCGCACGAGCAGCGCTTCTGGTCGGAGCCGAAGTAGCCGCACGGGCATGGGTTCATGGCGGCGATGAGCATGATGTTGGCGGGGTAGGTCAGCGTCATCAGGCTCCGGCTGATCGTCACGCAGCCGTCCTCGAGTGGTTGGCGCATGACCTCCAAGACGTTGCGGCGAAACTCGGGTAACTCGTCCAAGAAGAGCACGCCGTTGTGGGCCAGGCTGACCTCGCCGGGGCGAGGCACGCCGCTGCCGCCGCCGACGATGCCGACGTCGCTGATGGTGTGGTGGGGGCTTCGAAACGGCCGGCGCCGGATCAGCCCCTCCTTGGAACCCAGCTGGCCGGTGATGCTGTAGACCTTGGTCGTCTCGAGCGACTCCTCGAAGGTCATCTCCGGCAGGATGGTCGGGATGCGCTTGGCGAGCATCGACTTGCCCGAGCCGGGCGGGCCGATGAGCAGCACGTTGTGGCCGCCGGCGGCGGCGACCTCCAGCGCGCGCTTGACCGACTCCTGGCCGGCGACCTCGTTGAAGTTGACCGAGTAGCCCAGCCGGTACTCGCGCGCGGCCATCGGCTCGGCGGCGATCGGGTCGATGGGCGTGTGGCCGCGCACGTGGGCGGTGACGTCGCTCAGGTGGCGCACCGGGATGACCTCGATGTCGGAGACGACGGCCGCTTCGGGGGCGTTCTCTTCGGGCAGTACGATGCCGCGAAGCCCGTTGTCACGCGCCATGACCGCCAGGGGCAGGGCGCCCCGAATCGAGCGCACCTCCCCGTTGAGGTTGAGCTCGCCGACGAACAGGTAATCCTCCAGGGCAAACCCCTTGCGCGCGGTGGGAATCGCGCCGTAGGCCGCCAGGATGCCCACCGCCATCGGCAGGTCGAAGGCGGTGCCGTCTTTGCGGATATCGGCCGGCGCCAGGTTGATGGTGATCTTCTTTTGGGGCATCTCGTAGCCGGCGTTGTCGAGGGCCGAGGGGATGCGAAGGCGTGCCTCGCGCACCGCACCGTCGGGCAAACCAACAATGCGAAAGGCGGTCATCCCGTACGAGATGTCGACCTCGACTTCGACCATGTAGGCTTCGATTCCGAGTACGGCTCCTGCAATGATGCGTGCGAGCATGATTTTCTCCCGTTTATGTCTTCGCCCGGGCCGCTCGAGGCGCGCGGGCGTTCCTAGTGAAGTCTCACTATGGTTTTCGACAAAACGGGGCGATTCGTTGCGTCTTCGGCCCAAGAAAAGCATGAAGGTGCAGACGAAAAAAGGCCGCTCACCCCGACTCTGTGCGGGGGAGCGGCGTTTGGAAGGCTAGCCCGATCGAGCGGCGTTCTCTGTTTAGAACAATACCGAGATGCCCGTGCCCGCAAAGATCTCTTCGGCGTCGGGCACCTGCGTGCCCAGGTAGGCGTCGAGTTGGACGTAGTGGGCGACCAAATAGGTGAAGCCGGTGTCCACGAACAGGTTGAAGTCCCCGTCGGGAATCAAGGCGTAGGTTTCGATGAAGGCGCTCAGGTCGTCGGACAGACCGATGCCCAATGCTGCCGAGCCTCGCCATTCCCACTGGCGCTCGTCGAGTCCGTCCTCGAAGGTGGTCACACCGGCGTTCACCCCGAGGCCGACGTTCGCGGTGAGGTCAACCGCCGCCGCGGCGATGAATCCCCCGCCGACGTCACCTGTCTCGGTGCCGACGTCCACAAAGGGGATGACCCCAACATTGAGCTTGTCGGACAACGAGGTTGCGAACTTCGCGCCTAACGAGACTTCGCCAAAGATGATGTTGTCGTCCGCGCCGGTGATGCTCTCGTAGCTGATATCGGGCACCCCCAAGCGCAATTCAGCCCAGTCACTGACACCAAACCGAAGCAGCAGGCTAGGAGCGCTGACACTGTTGGCGTCGTAGTTTCCCGTGTGCCCGGCTGGTGCGGCCTCATCGAGCAGGTCTTGGTGGGTGTATTGAATGCCGGCTTCGAGTTGCAGGCGTAGTGCCGGCACCGTCGACGCGCTCTCGGTGAAGTCGGGGCGGTCGGTAATCAGTTCGTCGGGCCGCTTTGTCGACGCCTCAGAGCCGTCTCGAGCATGAGAGACGGCCGGGCAGAGGAGGAAGGTAAAGCTCCAGACAAATAGCAGAATCAGTGGTCTACCCATGGAGTGGCTCAATTTAGGAAGGTTGTTAGTTGCTGTTTAAGATAATAATTAGCCTTGCCTAACTATAGCCGGAGCGGCTGCAGAATCAACCGTAAACTTCGACCTACTCGTCGTCACGCTCGACCAAGTTCGGAAGCTGCCAGGTTCGTGCATGCTCGAAGATAAGGGAGGTCTCGAGCTGATCCACCTCCGGTCGCGTGGTGAATCGATCCAGGGCCAAATCGCGCAGGTGCTCCGCGTCGCGCACGGCCACGTGGATCAGAAAGTCGTGCTCCCCGGTGACATGGAACGTCGACAGGACTTCGGGCAGCGAGAGCACGTAGCTTCGAAATTCGCCCACCAAGTCCCGCGAGTGTTTCTGCAGACGCACCGCGATCATCGCCTGAAGGCGAATACCGAGCGCCTTAGGGTTGACCTGGGCGTGGTAGCCCTCCAGCACTCCTTCGTCGTGCAGCTTTCGCACACGCTCCAAGCAGGTCGACGGTGCCAGGTCCACACGGGCCGCCAATTCCTTGTTGGACAACCGCCCCTCCTCTTGGAGCGCGGCGAGGATCTCGAAGTCGATTCGGTCGAGGTTCGTTGCCATAGTTCGTTTCCGAATAAAATTCGGTAAAAGAGTGATATCGTAAAATTCTATTTCGCTGACAGCTTGGTGCTCCTAATTATATACTGATTAAGCATCATCGAAAGGAATATAATTCGGTCAACAAGCGAGGTAGGTATGGCTTCTTTCGACACACGCACCGTTCACGCCGGACGCCAAGATTTGCGCAAGCTCGGCGTGCACGCGCCGCCCATCGACCTGTCGACCACGTATCCAATCACGGGTCTCGAGGAGGCGCGCGCGAGCATCGACCGGATGATGGAGGGGGCCGAGCCGGATGAAAACCCGATCTATTCGCGGCTGCACAATCCCACCGTGGCGCGCTTCGAGGCGGGGATCGCCCAGCTCGAAGAGGCCGAGGCGGCGGTCGGGTTCGCATCGGGCATGGCTGCGATGACGGCGTGCTTGCTCGCGGCGCGACAGCGGGGTGAGCGGGTCGTCGCCGTGCGCCCGATGTACGGTGGTACGGACGGATTGCTGTCCAGCGGTCTCCTAGGCGTCGAGGTCGACTGGGCCGACGCCGAGTCCGTGGGGGCGGCGATCGGGCCGCAGACGTCTCTGGTCATCGTCGAGACACCTGCCAACCCGACCCTCCAGCTCGTCGACATCGAGCATGTCGTCGCGCAGGCCGGCGACGTGCCGGTGCT
It encodes:
- a CDS encoding YifB family Mg chelatase-like AAA ATPase, with protein sequence MLARIIAGAVLGIEAYMVEVEVDISYGMTAFRIVGLPDGAVREARLRIPSALDNAGYEMPQKKITINLAPADIRKDGTAFDLPMAVGILAAYGAIPTARKGFALEDYLFVGELNLNGEVRSIRGALPLAVMARDNGLRGIVLPEENAPEAAVVSDIEVIPVRHLSDVTAHVRGHTPIDPIAAEPMAAREYRLGYSVNFNEVAGQESVKRALEVAAAGGHNVLLIGPPGSGKSMLAKRIPTILPEMTFEESLETTKVYSITGQLGSKEGLIRRRPFRSPHHTISDVGIVGGGSGVPRPGEVSLAHNGVLFLDELPEFRRNVLEVMRQPLEDGCVTISRSLMTLTYPANIMLIAAMNPCPCGYFGSDQKRCSCAHDRVRDYRTRISGPLLDRIDIHVEVPAVPYRKLKGERRGESSRQVQQRVQAARNVQRSRFAGTDVHANAQMRPSELREHCQIDDDGHDLMEMVVDRLGMSARAYDRILKVARTIADLDGSDTIEASHIAEAVQYRSLDRDLDRVAA
- a CDS encoding transporter produces the protein MGRPLILLFVWSFTFLLCPAVSHARDGSEASTKRPDELITDRPDFTESASTVPALRLQLEAGIQYTHQDLLDEAAPAGHTGNYDANSVSAPSLLLRFGVSDWAELRLGVPDISYESITGADDNIIFGEVSLGAKFATSLSDKLNVGVIPFVDVGTETGDVGGGFIAAAAVDLTANVGLGVNAGVTTFEDGLDERQWEWRGSAALGIGLSDDLSAFIETYALIPDGDFNLFVDTGFTYLVAHYVQLDAYLGTQVPDAEEIFAGTGISVLF
- a CDS encoding Lrp/AsnC family transcriptional regulator, translating into MATNLDRIDFEILAALQEEGRLSNKELAARVDLAPSTCLERVRKLHDEGVLEGYHAQVNPKALGIRLQAMIAVRLQKHSRDLVGEFRSYVLSLPEVLSTFHVTGEHDFLIHVAVRDAEHLRDLALDRFTTRPEVDQLETSLIFEHARTWQLPNLVERDDE